The following are encoded in a window of Acinonyx jubatus isolate Ajub_Pintada_27869175 chromosome D4, VMU_Ajub_asm_v1.0, whole genome shotgun sequence genomic DNA:
- the NAIF1 gene encoding nuclear apoptosis-inducing factor 1: protein MAVPAKKRKMNFSEREVEIIVEELELKKHLLVNHFNAGVPLAAKSAAWHGILRRVNAVATCRRELPEVKKKWSDLKTEVRRKVAQVRAAVEGGEAPGPTEEDGAGGPGTGGGSGGGGPAVAPVLLTPMQQRICNLLGEATIISLPSTTEIHPVALGPTATAAAATVTLTQIPTETTYHTLEEGVVEYCTAEAPPPLPAEAPVEMMAQHADTSVKPQALKSRIALNSAKLIQEQRVTNLHVKEIAQHLEQQNDLLQMIRRSQEVQACAQERQAQAMEGTQAALSVLIQVLRPMIKDFRRYLQSNTPNPTPASDPGQVAQNGQPDSIIQ from the exons atGGCCGTCCCAGccaagaagaggaagatgaaCTTCTCTGAGCGAGAGGTGGAAATCATCGTAGAGGAGCTGGAACTGAAGAAGCACCTGCTGGTGAACCACTTCAACGCCGGGGTCCCTCTGGCTGCCAAGAGTGCGGCCTGGCACGGCATCTTAAGAAGGGTCAACGCGGTGGCCACCTGCCGCAGGGAGCTGCCTGAGGTCAAGAAGAAGTGGTCTGACCTCAAGACCGAGGTCCGTCGCAAGGTTGCCCAGGTCCGGGCAGCGGTGGAGGGTGGCGAGGCCCCAGGGCCCACTGAGGAGGATGGAGCCGGTGGGCCTGGGACAGGTGGTGGCAGTGGCGGCGGTGGCCCAGCTGTAGCCCCCGTCCTGCTCACCCCCATGCAACAGCGCATCTGCAACCTGCTGGGCGAGGCTACCATCATCAGCTTGCCCAGTACCACAGAGATCCACCCCGTGGCCCTTGGACCCACAGCCACTGCAGCCGCAGCCACGGTCACCCTGACACAGA TCCCCACGGAGACCACCTATCACACGCTGGAGGAGGGAGTGGTGGAGTACTGTACCGCTGaggcgcccccacccctgcccgccgAGGCCCCAGTGGAGATGATGGCTCAGCACGCTGATACCTCGGTCAAACCCCAGGCGCTCAAGAGCCGCATCGCCCTCAACTCCGCCAAGCTGATCCAGGAGCAGCGAGTTACCAATCTGCACGTGAAGGAGATCGCCCAGCACCTGGAGCAGCAGAACGACCTACTGCAGATGATCCGCCGCTCCCAGGAGGTCCAGGCCTGCGCCCAGGAGCGCCAGGCCCAGGCCATGGAGGGCACCCAGGCAGCGCTGAGTGTCCTCATCCAGGTCCTCCGGCCCATGATCAAAGATTTCCGCCGCTACCTGCAGAGCAACACGCCCAACCCCACTCCCGCCTCTGACCCTGGACAGGTGGCCCAGAACGGGCAGCCCGACAGCATCATCCAATGA